One genomic window of Centropristis striata isolate RG_2023a ecotype Rhode Island chromosome 20, C.striata_1.0, whole genome shotgun sequence includes the following:
- the znhit2 gene encoding zinc finger HIT domain-containing protein 2, with product MNPVIRRRLPPSVRSLLTDIGPKEEWTDPEPDTVERDGVLLPSRGAASGQEEFLTPAKTQEDGGTARRSAVCMLCKLKPSCYTCPRCNLHYCGLACYQSPDHSVCSEEFYKESVLQELKDMGKTESEARNKMQEILVGLRQKAEKTHGGMGSLLRDAGVVSEAGEGEVTENVQVVELLSRLAELQQSGEGSEAEMEAIVRKLEEIGGQELEHGDADKGAECAEGELDLADRLLGLDIDKLSEEELWELLNGKEKETFMSLMKGGALGGLVPLWKPWWEEHEEGGKALVEVLEEELRKLEGENSTTVAEQDAVKTSQEVVQTQGTLASKLRKTKGANRKKTSKECSTIIPQISAKIPKLSSLCANPSPLVCYGLVNALFGYTFTVCLLNNDTDSFMFEFCDMILALSEALNSSRVFNSIQEALDYGETLMLGGGYFDKEDPLAPARALDAVAHIMTGRDRKDATGYCLAALSQIRSVLSQARTGLSKEGEEGAKRQKFFLASKKCEFFQAWVLDNEHRIRRLAVELWTECSRRETVRSSMQKAKSVVEENLKKGKSKGNSKLIEELS from the coding sequence ATGAATCCAGTAATTAGACGGAGACTTCCTCCATCTGTGAGAAGTCTGCTGACAGACATCGGTCCCAAGGAGGAGTGGACTGACCCGGAGCCGGACACAGTGGAGAGAGACGGGGTTCTGCTCCCGTCCAGAGGAGCTGCTTCTGGACAGGAGGAGTTTCTCACGCCAGCAAAGACACAAGAGGATGGTGGTACTGCCAGGAGGAGTGCAGTCTGCATGCTGTGTAAACTTAAGCCCTCTTGCTACACCTGCCCTCGGTGTAACCTGCATTACTGTGGCTTGGCTTGCTACCAGAGCCCGGATCACTCAGTGTGCTCAGAGGAGTTTTACAAGGAGTCTGTCCTGCAGGAGCTGAAGGATATGGGGAAAACAGAAAGTGAAGCGAGAAATAAAATGCAGGAGATTCTTGTGGGACTCAGACAAAAGGCAGAAAAGACACATGGGGGGATGGGAAGCTTGTTAAGGGATGCTGGTGTTGTGTCAGAAGCAGGGGAAGGAGAGGTGACAGAGAATGTACAGGTTGTGGAGCTCCTTTCCAGGTTAGCAGAGCTTCAGCAGTCTGGAGAAGGAAGTGAAGCAGAGATGGAGGCTATTGTGAGGAAACTTGAAGAGATTGGTGGACAGGAGCTGGAGCATGGAGATGCAGATAAAGGAGCTGAATGTGCAGAAGGGGAGCTGGACTTGGCTGATCGGCTCTTAGGGCTGGATATTGACAAACTTTCAGAAGAGGAGCTGTGGGAACTTCTCAACGGCAAAGAGAAAGAGACGTTCATGAGTCTGATGAAGGGTGGAGCTCTTGGTGGGCTGGTTCCCCTGTGGAAGCCGTGGTGGGAGGAGCATGAGGAGGGAGGGAAAGCACTTGTGGAGGTGCTTGAGGAGGAATTGAGAAAACTGGAGGGAGAAAATTCAACAACTGTGGCTGAACAGGATGCTGTCAAAACATCACAAGAAGTGGTTCAGACTCAGGGCACATTAGCTTCAAAGTTGAGAAAGACTAAAGGAGCAAACAGGAAGAAAACAAGCAAAGAATGTTCAACAATCATCCCTCAAATTTCTGCCAAAATTCCAAAATTGAGCTCTTTATGTGCAAATCCATCTCCTCTTGTATGCTATGGTTTGGTGAATGCGCTCTTTGGCTATACCTTCACCGTATGCCTGCTTAACAATGACACTGATTCATTCATGTTTGAGTTCTGTGACATGATTCTTGCTCTGTCTGAGGCACTAAACTCAAGCAGGGTGTTCAACTCCATCCAAGAGGCCTTAGACTATGGAGAAACTCTCATGTTGGGTGGAGGTTACTTCGACAAGGAGGATCCTCTCGCGCCAGCCAGGGCGTTGGATGCCGTGGCTCACATCATGACCGGCCGAGACAGAAAGGATGCTACAGGATACTGCCTGGCAGCATTGAGTCAGATCCGCTCAGTGCTCTCCCAGGCCAGAACAGGCCTTTCTAAAGAGGGCGAGGAAGGAGCGAAGAGACAGAAGTTCTTCCTTGCAAGCAAGAAGTGTGAATTCTTTCAAGCCTGGGTGTTGGACAATGAGCACAGGATTCGTAGATTAGCTGTTGAGTTGTGGACAGAATGCAGTAGAAGAGAGACTGTAAGGAGCAGCATGCAGAAAGCAAAGAGTGTAGTTGAGGAGAACTTGAAGAAAGGGAAGAGCAAAGGGAATAGCAAGTTAATTGAAGAACTGAGCTAA